Proteins from a single region of Azospira inquinata:
- a CDS encoding type VI secretion system Vgr family protein yields the protein MKSLAELLESYGSGYLQAGRQFGLQLGDGQVWSERLLPHALEGEEGLSQSYRYRVECLSPDVGLELKSLLGLAAALTVEGQDGAPVVRCGVVSGAEALASDGGFARYALTLEPPLALLKLRHTSRVFQDLTPDAIIRQILDEHRAANPVFAAQQQLDFHLTQPLSPRSYCLQYRETDYDFIVRLLHEEGLAWRFDHSQEGTPHVTLVAFDDPYAVPAAPLERVRFHRSDATEQEDGLSHWESQRQVVSSKVSLASFDYQPVTTLQGGDGSHVEQGKDGQAAGTTLEDYDPQSLYYAQDPDQLERYARLRQQAHDRSAKAFTGQGTVRGLLAGQWFRLDDHPALDGKGSDQREFVVTRQQFAARNNLPGELAQQLPPSLLGQSALTSPTAGTSGAGSLSPTEAQPFQTHLTAQRRGLPLTPAYAHSDQAKPTARGAQTATVVGPSGEEVHTDAQGRIKVQFHWQRPDEHPTVGANRDDTSSCWLRVAMPSAGAAWGHQFIPRIGQEVLVDFLEGDIDRPLITGVLYNGSHLPPTFSGAGTLPANKTLSGIKSKEHQGGQYNELLFDDTPGEVRAKLSSEHGKTQLNQGFLTHPRTEGKATPRGDGFELRTDRQGALRAGQGLLLSTETQANAGGKQLARSGIQHQLESALALSQALGENATHQLADTVETGPEQIQPNNAKASKTPTGHLHHQVSALKAWEGGSNTDPEGKTAQDQTGRQPLMILSAPGGLAAGTEQSATVSAGTNLDLIAQRDTQQTSGRRWLHNVGQHISLFVAGVKDQIALKLIAAKGKVQVQAQSDALEITADKDVTITSCKGKVQILASQELLLTSGGGYIRLKGGNIDVHCPGTTSIKGTDYTLSGPAKISKKFTNIPKLESNFTECFVLKDKLKKPLGNALYTAVFNNGERFFGETDSNGKTIRFHTSTPKNIKIYLGHLED from the coding sequence ATGAAATCCCTGGCGGAGCTATTGGAGAGTTACGGAAGCGGGTATTTGCAGGCGGGGCGGCAGTTCGGGTTGCAACTGGGGGATGGCCAAGTCTGGTCGGAGCGGCTGTTGCCCCACGCCCTGGAAGGGGAAGAAGGCCTCTCCCAGTCCTATCGCTACCGGGTGGAATGCCTGTCCCCGGACGTGGGTCTGGAACTCAAAAGCCTCCTGGGCTTAGCCGCCGCCCTGACGGTGGAAGGCCAGGATGGGGCCCCGGTGGTGCGCTGCGGCGTGGTCAGCGGTGCCGAAGCCCTGGCCAGTGACGGGGGCTTCGCCCGCTATGCCCTGACCCTGGAACCGCCCCTGGCCCTGCTCAAGCTCCGCCACACCAGCCGGGTCTTCCAGGACCTCACCCCAGACGCCATCATCCGCCAGATCCTGGACGAACACCGGGCCGCCAACCCGGTCTTTGCCGCCCAGCAACAGCTGGACTTCCACCTGACCCAGCCCCTCTCCCCCCGCAGCTACTGTCTCCAGTACCGGGAGACCGACTACGACTTCATCGTCCGCCTGCTCCACGAAGAAGGATTGGCCTGGCGCTTTGACCATAGCCAGGAAGGTACGCCCCACGTCACCCTGGTGGCCTTCGACGATCCCTATGCGGTCCCGGCCGCCCCCCTGGAGCGGGTACGCTTCCACCGCAGCGACGCCACGGAGCAAGAAGACGGCCTCAGCCACTGGGAAAGCCAGCGCCAGGTGGTCTCCAGCAAAGTGAGCCTGGCCAGCTTCGACTACCAGCCTGTCACCACCCTGCAAGGAGGGGATGGGAGCCACGTGGAACAGGGAAAAGACGGCCAGGCCGCCGGCACCACCCTGGAAGACTACGACCCCCAAAGCCTCTACTACGCCCAAGACCCGGATCAGCTGGAACGCTACGCCCGCCTGCGCCAACAGGCCCATGACCGGAGCGCCAAGGCCTTCACCGGCCAGGGCACGGTGCGGGGCCTTCTGGCGGGTCAATGGTTCCGCCTGGACGACCACCCGGCCCTGGACGGGAAGGGCAGCGACCAGCGGGAATTCGTGGTTACCCGGCAACAGTTCGCGGCCAGGAACAACCTGCCCGGAGAACTGGCCCAGCAACTGCCCCCCAGCCTTTTGGGGCAAAGCGCCCTGACCAGCCCCACCGCCGGCACCTCAGGCGCCGGGAGCCTCTCCCCCACAGAAGCCCAGCCCTTCCAGACCCACCTCACCGCCCAGCGCCGGGGCCTCCCCCTCACCCCGGCCTATGCCCACAGCGACCAGGCCAAACCCACGGCCCGGGGCGCCCAGACCGCCACCGTGGTGGGCCCCTCGGGGGAAGAAGTGCATACGGACGCCCAGGGCCGCATCAAGGTCCAGTTCCACTGGCAACGGCCCGACGAACACCCCACCGTGGGGGCCAATCGGGACGACACCTCCAGCTGCTGGCTCCGGGTCGCCATGCCCAGCGCCGGGGCCGCCTGGGGCCACCAGTTCATTCCCCGCATCGGCCAGGAAGTGCTGGTGGACTTCCTGGAAGGGGACATTGACCGGCCCCTCATCACCGGGGTGCTCTATAACGGCAGCCACCTTCCCCCCACCTTCAGCGGCGCCGGCACCCTCCCCGCCAACAAAACCCTCTCCGGCATCAAGAGTAAGGAACACCAGGGGGGCCAATACAACGAACTGCTCTTCGACGACACCCCGGGGGAAGTGCGGGCCAAACTCTCCAGCGAACACGGCAAAACCCAGCTCAACCAGGGCTTCCTCACCCATCCCCGGACCGAGGGCAAAGCCACGCCCCGGGGAGATGGCTTTGAACTGCGCACCGACCGGCAAGGCGCCCTAAGGGCGGGCCAGGGCCTGCTCCTCAGCACCGAAACCCAGGCCAACGCTGGCGGCAAACAACTGGCCCGGAGCGGCATCCAGCACCAACTGGAAAGCGCCCTGGCCCTAAGCCAGGCCCTGGGCGAAAACGCCACCCATCAGCTAGCGGATACGGTGGAAACGGGCCCGGAACAAATTCAGCCCAACAACGCCAAGGCCAGCAAAACCCCCACGGGCCACCTGCACCACCAGGTCAGCGCCTTGAAAGCCTGGGAAGGGGGCAGCAACACGGACCCGGAAGGGAAAACCGCCCAGGACCAGACCGGGCGCCAGCCCCTCATGATCCTCTCCGCCCCCGGGGGCCTGGCTGCCGGCACGGAACAGAGCGCCACGGTGAGTGCCGGCACCAACCTGGACCTGATCGCCCAACGGGACACCCAACAAACCTCGGGCCGCCGCTGGCTCCACAACGTGGGCCAACACATCAGCCTCTTCGTCGCCGGAGTGAAAGATCAGATCGCCCTCAAGCTTATTGCGGCCAAGGGCAAGGTCCAGGTGCAGGCTCAGAGCGATGCTTTGGAAATTACGGCGGATAAGGATGTCACCATTACTTCCTGTAAAGGCAAGGTACAAATCCTGGCGAGTCAGGAACTGCTGCTGACCAGTGGCGGGGGATATATCCGACTGAAGGGCGGCAATATTGATGTGCATTGCCCAGGAACGACCAGTATCAAGGGGACGGATTACACTCTTAGTGGACCAGCAAAAATATCAAAAAAATTCACAAACATTCCAAAATTGGAATCCAACTTTACAGAATGTTTTGTACTAAAAGACAAATTAAAAAAACCATTGGGAAACGCGCTGTACACCGCGGTATTCAATAATGGCGAGCGTTTTTTTGGAGAAACAGATAGCAACGGGAAAACAATTCGTTTTCACACTAGCACCCCCAAAAATATAAAAATATACCTAGGGCACCTGGAAGACTAA
- a CDS encoding lysozyme: MAINSTTNEKTESEKEGISPRLWKPWKISDSGLKFLAIQESGIENGTFYDKKHKKKYPVTNGFILTCYLDQRDLPTIGMGHLVKPSDKISIGDSIPLEKAQEFASNDLASIEEKVNCGVKVPLHQYEYDSLVSIGYNCGTNGISKLLESINTKKYSEIPSAIEKYRAKGNSRRRKQEASLFFSGEYNANH; this comes from the coding sequence ATGGCAATTAACAGCACCACCAACGAAAAAACAGAATCTGAAAAAGAAGGCATATCGCCACGCCTGTGGAAGCCCTGGAAAATATCAGATTCTGGATTGAAATTTTTAGCCATTCAGGAAAGTGGAATAGAAAATGGTACATTTTACGACAAGAAACACAAAAAAAAATACCCCGTCACAAATGGATTTATTCTGACATGTTACTTAGACCAAAGAGACCTTCCGACGATCGGAATGGGGCACCTAGTAAAACCGTCAGATAAAATATCAATTGGGGATAGCATACCCTTGGAAAAAGCCCAAGAATTTGCCTCTAACGACTTAGCTTCAATAGAAGAAAAAGTAAACTGCGGCGTAAAAGTTCCATTACACCAGTACGAATATGATTCCTTAGTATCTATAGGCTACAATTGTGGAACAAACGGAATATCAAAATTATTAGAATCCATAAACACAAAAAAGTATTCAGAAATACCCTCAGCAATAGAAAAATACAGAGCAAAAGGAAATTCACGCAGAAGGAAGCAAGAAGCTTCACTATTCTTTTCTGGGGAATACAATGCCAATCATTAA
- the tssH gene encoding type VI secretion system ATPase TssH has protein sequence MTNLKSLIAKLSPASRRALEAAANVALSRTHHEVDIEHVLLELLSQGDGDLPPMLKTLGVAESRLRDELMGGLARLRSGNTRNPVLSERIPRWLEASWLIASVDFGATQLRGGFLLLGLLATPELWRSVESSCASLTRVTPDQLRELLPELLRRAPEARVATTATEKDISGSEGESAPTGALGAGVPTPSLDRFTVDLTTQARAGKIDPVLGREGEIRQMVDILLRRRQNNPILTGEPGVGKTAVVEGLALRIAAGEVPEPLQNVALRTLDLGLLQAGASVKGEFENRLRGVIDEVKASLVPIILFIDEAHTMIGAGGQAGQSDAANLLKPALARGELRTIAATTWAEYKKYFEKDAALARRFQVVKVEEPDEENAIQMLRGVVGTMETHHRVRILDEAVVEAVKLSARYIAGRQLPDKGVSVLDTACARVALSRASKPAVVEDLTRLVENVDREIAALGREQDEAAHGPRLKELAARKEELAKSLKEAQDAQAAQQALIDTIQETRQALAALPPEGAEAPKGKRKAGSQESQRAQLRATLQATQAQLHELHQQSPLVYDCVDGATVAEIVSAWTGIPLGRMLSDEIDNVRRLQDLLEQRVVGQNHALALIARRLRIARANLEDPGKPKGVFLLVGPSGVGKTETALALANELYGGERNLVCINMSEYQEAHSVSGLKGSPPGYVGYGEGGVLTEAVRRRPYSVVLLDEVEKAHPDVLELFFQVFDKGVLEDAEGREVDFRNTVILLTSNVGTQLIMQAVEHGVTVNGQSRAPTPEDLAELLRPDLQKAFKPAFLGRLNVVPYYPVQDDVMKRIIRLKLERVRARIEANHGARLDFGDALVELIASRCTEVDSGARNADAIIADTVLANLSDAVLERMAAGEPVRKISLKVKKDKLSVSVA, from the coding sequence ATGACCAACCTAAAATCCCTGATCGCCAAGCTATCTCCCGCTTCCCGCCGTGCCTTGGAGGCTGCAGCCAATGTTGCGTTGTCCCGAACCCACCATGAGGTGGATATTGAGCATGTGTTATTGGAATTACTCAGCCAGGGGGATGGGGATTTACCCCCCATGCTGAAAACCCTGGGGGTGGCAGAAAGCCGGCTGCGGGATGAGTTGATGGGCGGGCTGGCCCGGCTGCGTAGCGGTAATACCCGTAACCCTGTGCTTTCCGAACGCATCCCGCGCTGGCTGGAGGCTTCTTGGCTAATCGCCTCGGTGGATTTTGGCGCCACACAATTACGGGGAGGCTTCCTGTTGCTTGGCTTACTGGCCACCCCGGAATTGTGGCGGTCCGTGGAAAGCTCCTGCGCCAGTTTGACCCGGGTAACGCCCGATCAACTACGGGAATTGCTCCCGGAACTGCTGCGTCGTGCCCCGGAAGCGCGAGTGGCCACCACTGCCACCGAAAAGGATATTTCCGGCAGCGAAGGGGAAAGCGCCCCTACGGGAGCTCTTGGGGCAGGTGTCCCCACGCCCTCTCTGGACCGCTTTACCGTGGATTTGACCACCCAGGCCCGGGCAGGAAAGATCGATCCGGTATTGGGGCGGGAAGGGGAAATTCGTCAGATGGTGGATATTCTCCTGCGGCGGCGCCAGAACAACCCCATCCTCACAGGGGAACCGGGGGTAGGGAAAACCGCCGTAGTGGAAGGCCTGGCCCTGCGCATTGCCGCAGGGGAAGTCCCCGAGCCGCTTCAGAATGTGGCCCTGCGTACCCTGGACCTGGGATTGCTCCAGGCGGGCGCCAGTGTCAAAGGGGAATTTGAGAACCGACTGCGGGGCGTGATCGATGAGGTCAAGGCCAGTCTGGTCCCCATTATTTTGTTCATCGACGAAGCGCACACCATGATTGGCGCCGGAGGCCAGGCAGGGCAAAGCGATGCAGCCAATCTGCTGAAACCCGCCCTGGCCCGGGGAGAACTGCGCACCATCGCCGCCACCACCTGGGCGGAATACAAAAAGTACTTCGAAAAGGATGCGGCCCTGGCCCGACGCTTTCAAGTGGTCAAAGTGGAAGAGCCGGACGAAGAAAACGCCATCCAAATGCTGCGGGGAGTGGTCGGCACCATGGAGACCCACCATCGGGTGCGCATTCTGGACGAAGCGGTGGTGGAAGCGGTAAAGCTCTCCGCCCGCTACATCGCCGGGCGCCAACTGCCGGACAAGGGGGTAAGTGTTCTGGATACGGCCTGCGCCCGGGTCGCCCTTTCCCGAGCATCCAAACCGGCGGTGGTGGAAGATTTGACACGGCTGGTGGAAAACGTGGATCGGGAAATCGCCGCCCTGGGCCGGGAACAGGACGAGGCCGCCCACGGCCCTCGCCTTAAGGAGCTGGCGGCCCGCAAGGAGGAACTGGCGAAGAGCCTGAAAGAGGCCCAAGACGCCCAGGCCGCCCAGCAAGCCCTGATCGACACCATTCAGGAAACCCGCCAGGCCCTGGCAGCACTCCCTCCGGAAGGCGCCGAAGCCCCCAAGGGCAAACGCAAGGCAGGGAGCCAGGAAAGCCAGCGGGCGCAATTACGGGCAACCCTCCAGGCCACCCAAGCCCAGCTCCATGAATTGCACCAGCAAAGCCCCCTGGTCTATGACTGTGTGGACGGAGCAACGGTGGCTGAAATCGTGTCAGCCTGGACCGGCATTCCCCTGGGACGCATGTTGAGCGATGAAATCGACAATGTGCGCCGCCTCCAGGACCTGCTGGAACAAAGGGTCGTGGGGCAAAACCACGCCCTGGCCTTGATTGCCCGGCGACTGCGCATTGCCCGGGCTAATCTGGAAGATCCGGGGAAACCCAAGGGCGTTTTTCTCCTCGTCGGCCCCTCTGGCGTCGGCAAAACGGAAACGGCCCTGGCCCTGGCCAATGAGCTTTATGGAGGAGAACGGAATCTGGTCTGCATCAATATGTCCGAGTACCAGGAAGCTCATAGCGTTTCCGGCCTGAAGGGCTCCCCTCCGGGGTACGTGGGCTACGGTGAAGGAGGCGTGCTCACAGAAGCGGTGCGCCGCCGCCCCTACAGCGTAGTGCTGCTGGACGAGGTGGAAAAGGCCCACCCGGACGTACTGGAGCTGTTTTTCCAGGTGTTCGACAAGGGAGTGTTGGAAGATGCGGAAGGCCGAGAGGTGGATTTCCGTAACACGGTCATCCTGCTCACCTCCAACGTGGGCACCCAGCTCATCATGCAGGCCGTGGAACACGGGGTCACGGTGAACGGCCAATCCCGGGCCCCCACCCCGGAAGACCTGGCTGAATTACTGCGCCCCGACCTGCAAAAAGCCTTCAAACCAGCGTTTCTCGGACGGCTCAATGTGGTGCCTTATTACCCGGTTCAGGATGACGTAATGAAGCGCATCATCCGCCTCAAGCTGGAACGGGTTCGGGCCCGAATCGAGGCCAATCACGGTGCCAGGCTGGACTTTGGTGACGCCCTGGTGGAGCTCATTGCCAGCCGCTGCACCGAAGTGGATAGCGGTGCCCGCAATGCGGATGCCATCATTGCGGACACCGTTCTCGCCAATCTTTCCGACGCAGTTCTAGAGCGCATGGCGGCGGGGGAACCGGTGCGCAAGATCAGCCTCAAGGTCAAAAAGGACAAACTCAGCGTCAGCGTCGCCTGA
- the queA gene encoding tRNA preQ1(34) S-adenosylmethionine ribosyltransferase-isomerase QueA has product MSASELTLDDFDFPLPPELIAQHPAAQRTASRLLHVDGNQLEDRHFADLPQFLAPGDLLVFNDTKVIKARLLGRKESGGQVEVMLERIVDAHHALALVRASKSPKPGSRLILDEAFALTCTGRQGQFFELELAPGDGDLWQLAEAHGRLPLPPYITHTPEAEDQSRYQTVYAKHPGAVAAPTAGLHFDEALLATLAAQGIQQAWLTLHVGAGTFQPVREDRIADHQMHSERYNVPEATAQAIRDTRARGGRVVAVGTTSMRTLEAAALGDGTVRAGSGETDIFITPGYRFQTVDRLITNFHLPRSTLLMLVSAFAGMEPIRRAYAHAVAERYRFFSYGDAMLLEKAAPTQG; this is encoded by the coding sequence ATGTCAGCCTCCGAACTTACCCTCGACGATTTCGATTTTCCCCTTCCCCCGGAATTGATTGCCCAGCATCCGGCCGCCCAACGCACCGCCAGCCGCCTACTCCATGTGGACGGTAACCAACTGGAGGACCGGCATTTTGCCGACCTGCCCCAGTTCCTGGCCCCGGGGGATTTGCTGGTCTTCAATGACACCAAGGTCATCAAGGCCCGCCTGCTGGGGCGCAAGGAAAGCGGCGGCCAGGTGGAAGTGATGCTGGAGCGCATTGTGGACGCCCATCACGCCCTGGCCCTAGTGCGGGCCAGCAAATCCCCCAAGCCCGGCTCCCGGCTGATTCTGGATGAAGCCTTCGCCCTCACCTGCACCGGCCGCCAAGGCCAGTTTTTCGAGCTGGAGCTAGCGCCAGGGGATGGGGATTTGTGGCAACTGGCCGAAGCCCACGGCCGCCTGCCCCTGCCCCCCTACATTACCCACACGCCGGAGGCGGAGGACCAGTCCCGCTATCAGACGGTCTATGCCAAACACCCGGGGGCCGTGGCCGCCCCCACGGCCGGGCTCCATTTCGATGAGGCCCTGCTGGCCACCCTGGCCGCCCAGGGCATCCAACAAGCTTGGCTGACCCTCCATGTGGGGGCCGGCACCTTCCAGCCCGTGCGGGAAGACCGCATCGCGGACCACCAGATGCATAGCGAACGTTACAACGTGCCCGAAGCCACCGCCCAGGCCATTCGGGACACCCGGGCTCGGGGCGGCCGGGTCGTCGCCGTGGGCACCACCTCCATGCGCACCCTGGAGGCTGCTGCCTTGGGGGACGGCACGGTACGGGCGGGGAGCGGGGAAACGGACATTTTCATCACCCCGGGCTATCGCTTCCAGACCGTGGATCGGCTCATCACCAACTTCCACCTGCCCCGCTCCACCCTGCTCATGCTGGTTTCCGCCTTTGCGGGCATGGAACCCATCCGCCGGGCCTACGCCCACGCGGTGGCAGAGCGCTACCGGTTTTTCAGCTATGGGGACGCCATGTTGCTGGAAAAGGCGGCGCCGACCCAGGGCTGA
- the tgt gene encoding tRNA guanosine(34) transglycosylase Tgt: protein MHYELLTTDGQARRGRLTLAHGVVETPVFMPVGTYGSVKAMTPQMLRDIQAQICLGNTFHLWLRPGLEVIQAHGGLHRFMGWEKPILTDSGGFQVFSLGALRKISEEGVKFQSPLNGDRLFLTPEVSMAIQKVLNSDIVMSFDECTPFPATRDQAADSMRLSLRWGKRSRDEFNRLENPNALFGIVQGGMYEDLRDESLAGLTQIGFDGYAIGGLSVGEPKEDMFRVLGHIAPRLPADRPRYLMGVGTPEDIVEGVTQGVDMFDCVMPSRNARNGWLFTRYGDVKIKNAAYRQDLRPLDESCDCYTCRNFTRAYLHHLFRVGEILGAQLNTIHNLRYYQVLTGELREAIAAGRLTEYRQRFATDRARGPLA, encoded by the coding sequence ATGCACTACGAACTACTCACCACCGACGGACAGGCCCGGCGCGGCCGCCTCACCCTCGCCCACGGCGTTGTAGAAACCCCCGTGTTTATGCCCGTGGGTACCTACGGCTCGGTCAAGGCCATGACGCCCCAGATGCTGCGGGACATCCAGGCCCAGATCTGTCTGGGCAACACCTTCCACCTCTGGCTGCGGCCGGGGCTGGAAGTCATCCAGGCCCATGGCGGCCTGCATCGTTTCATGGGCTGGGAAAAGCCCATTCTCACCGACTCCGGCGGCTTCCAGGTCTTTTCCCTGGGGGCTCTGCGCAAAATCAGCGAAGAGGGGGTGAAATTCCAGTCTCCCCTGAACGGGGACCGACTCTTCCTCACCCCGGAAGTGTCCATGGCCATTCAGAAGGTCCTCAATTCGGACATTGTGATGAGCTTTGACGAATGCACCCCCTTCCCCGCCACCCGGGACCAGGCGGCGGATTCCATGCGCCTCTCCCTGCGCTGGGGCAAGCGCTCCCGGGACGAATTCAACCGACTGGAAAATCCCAACGCCCTCTTCGGCATTGTCCAGGGCGGCATGTATGAAGACCTGCGGGACGAATCCCTGGCCGGACTCACCCAGATCGGCTTCGACGGCTACGCCATCGGCGGTCTTTCCGTAGGGGAACCCAAGGAGGACATGTTCCGGGTGCTGGGCCACATCGCCCCCCGCCTCCCCGCCGACCGGCCCCGGTACCTGATGGGGGTGGGTACGCCGGAAGACATAGTGGAAGGGGTGACCCAGGGGGTGGATATGTTCGACTGCGTCATGCCCTCCCGTAACGCCCGCAACGGCTGGCTATTCACCCGCTATGGCGACGTGAAGATCAAAAACGCCGCCTATCGCCAGGATCTACGTCCCCTGGACGAAAGCTGCGACTGCTATACCTGCCGCAATTTCACCCGGGCCTACCTGCACCATCTGTTCCGGGTAGGGGAAATCCTGGGGGCCCAGCTCAACACCATCCACAACCTGCGCTATTACCAGGTACTCACCGGGGAACTGCGGGAAGCCATTGCCGCCGGGCGTTTGACGGAATACCGGCAACGCTTTGCCACGGACCGGGCGAGAGGGCCCCTGGCCTAG
- the yajC gene encoding preprotein translocase subunit YajC, translating into MLISAAYAQQAGQAAATDPVSGIMSFLPMIVIFAIFWLLMIRPQMKRAKEHKALLGAMQKGDEVVTQGGIAGRVTKVGEEYVHVEIAPETEIVVQKPAVQIILPKGTLKSL; encoded by the coding sequence GTGCTGATTAGCGCCGCTTATGCGCAACAGGCCGGCCAGGCCGCCGCTACCGATCCCGTCAGTGGGATCATGTCCTTTCTGCCCATGATCGTCATTTTCGCCATTTTCTGGCTGCTGATGATCCGCCCCCAAATGAAGCGCGCCAAGGAACACAAAGCCTTGCTGGGCGCCATGCAGAAGGGTGACGAAGTGGTGACCCAGGGCGGCATTGCCGGCCGGGTAACCAAGGTGGGCGAGGAATACGTCCACGTGGAAATTGCTCCGGAAACGGAAATCGTGGTGCAAAAGCCCGCCGTGCAGATCATTCTGCCCAAAGGCACTCTGAAGTCCCTCTAA
- the secD gene encoding protein translocase subunit SecD: MNRYPLWKYITVAVALVIGFLYTLPNFFGESPAVQVSPTHVTIKVDNQLLARVEGTLKDAGVTSEGIFLDSNGVKARFRDTDTQLKAKDLLEKAFNPDPANPEYVVALNLLSATPQWLTSMGALPMYLGLDLRGGVHFLLQVDMQGALTKRLDSTAADLRSLLRDKNIRHAGIDRQGSGVIIRFRDEDTLKAAQTAIEDNQADLQLAESGSGSDLKLYATMKPEAIKRIQDFAIKQNITTLHNRINELGVAEPVIQQQGADRIVVQLPGVQDTAKAKDILGRTASLEIRMVDDDPSAIEAARAGQTPFGDEIYSERAGLPILVKKQVVLTGDRLTDAQPGFDGQTHEPAVHLTLDSAGARIFKDVTRDNVGKRMAILLIEKGKGEVVTAPVIRGEIGGGRVQISGKMSTQEASDTALLLRAGSLAAPMDIVEERTIGPSLGADNIKKGFHSNLWGFSAIAIFMILYYMVFGMVSVAALASNLLFLVAILSMLQATLTLPGIAAIALTLGMAIDSNVLINERIREELRNGASPQAAISAGYERAFDTIIDSNITTLIVGIMLLAFGSGPIRGFAVVHCLGILTSMFSSVVVSRSLVNLIYGRRRKLEKLAIGQIWKPGNVAGSAK; the protein is encoded by the coding sequence ATGAATCGCTACCCCCTCTGGAAATACATCACCGTTGCCGTGGCGCTGGTGATCGGCTTCCTTTACACCCTGCCCAATTTCTTCGGCGAATCGCCGGCGGTGCAGGTCTCCCCCACCCACGTCACCATCAAGGTGGATAACCAGCTCCTGGCCCGGGTCGAAGGCACCCTGAAAGACGCGGGCGTGACCAGCGAAGGCATTTTCCTGGACAGCAACGGGGTCAAGGCCCGCTTCCGGGATACGGATACCCAGCTGAAAGCCAAGGATCTACTGGAAAAAGCCTTCAATCCCGATCCGGCCAACCCGGAATACGTGGTGGCCCTGAATCTGCTCTCCGCCACTCCCCAATGGCTCACCAGCATGGGCGCCCTGCCCATGTACCTGGGCCTGGACCTGCGGGGCGGGGTGCACTTCCTGCTGCAAGTGGATATGCAGGGGGCCCTGACCAAGCGTCTGGATTCCACCGCCGCCGACCTGCGCAGCCTGCTGCGGGACAAGAACATCCGCCACGCGGGCATTGACCGGCAGGGTAGCGGGGTCATCATCCGCTTCCGGGACGAAGACACCCTGAAGGCTGCCCAGACCGCCATTGAAGACAATCAGGCGGATCTGCAACTGGCGGAAAGCGGCAGCGGCTCCGATCTGAAGCTCTACGCCACTATGAAGCCGGAAGCCATCAAGCGCATCCAGGACTTCGCCATCAAGCAGAACATCACCACCCTGCACAACCGGATTAACGAACTGGGCGTGGCCGAGCCGGTGATCCAGCAACAGGGCGCTGACCGTATCGTGGTGCAGCTCCCCGGGGTGCAGGACACGGCCAAGGCCAAGGACATCCTGGGCCGCACCGCCTCCCTGGAAATCCGCATGGTGGATGACGATCCCAGCGCCATTGAAGCCGCTCGGGCCGGACAGACGCCCTTCGGCGACGAAATCTATTCGGAGCGGGCCGGCCTGCCCATCCTGGTGAAGAAGCAGGTGGTGCTCACCGGGGATCGGCTCACGGACGCCCAACCCGGCTTCGACGGCCAAACCCACGAACCGGCGGTGCACCTCACCCTGGATTCCGCCGGCGCCCGGATTTTCAAGGACGTGACCCGGGATAACGTGGGCAAGCGCATGGCCATCCTGCTCATCGAAAAGGGCAAGGGGGAAGTGGTGACCGCTCCGGTGATCCGGGGTGAAATCGGCGGCGGCCGGGTGCAGATCAGCGGCAAGATGAGCACCCAGGAAGCCAGCGACACCGCCCTGCTGCTCCGGGCCGGTTCCCTGGCCGCCCCCATGGACATCGTGGAAGAACGGACCATCGGCCCGTCCCTCGGCGCGGACAACATCAAGAAGGGCTTCCACTCCAATCTGTGGGGCTTCTCCGCCATCGCCATTTTCATGATCCTGTACTACATGGTCTTCGGCATGGTCTCCGTGGCGGCCCTGGCTTCCAACCTGCTGTTCCTGGTGGCCATTCTCTCCATGTTGCAGGCCACCCTGACCCTGCCCGGGATCGCGGCTATCGCCCTGACCCTGGGGATGGCCATCGACTCCAACGTGCTGATCAACGAGCGGATCCGGGAAGAGCTGCGTAACGGGGCCAGTCCCCAGGCGGCCATCTCCGCCGGTTACGAACGGGCTTTCGATACCATCATCGACTCCAACATCACCACCCTGATTGTGGGGATCATGCTCCTGGCCTTCGGTTCCGGCCCCATCCGGGGCTTTGCCGTGGTCCACTGCCTGGGCATCCTCACCTCCATGTTCAGTTCCGTGGTGGTCTCCCGGTCCCTGGTGAATCTGATCTACGGCCGCCGTCGCAAGCTGGAAAAACTGGCCATCGGCCAAATCTGGAAGCCCGGCAACGTTGCCGGCAGCGCCAAGTAA